The following coding sequences are from one Verrucomicrobiia bacterium window:
- a CDS encoding cyclic peptide export ABC transporter gives MMLLKFIFRTCRGMMIFTTVTAMLSGACNAGLMALVTAALTRTSAGLAALLWAFIALGLGKVLTNFVSQVVLARFSQGAIAQLRRDLISKILAVPLRNLEEIGSPRILVALTDDVFNITQALLAIPVISVNIAILLGGAAYLGWLSWRMLAAVAALILFGGIGYRLVIARAFHSLNRARESEDKLYGYFRALTEGIKELKLHRSRRSAFFNDNIQSTTEAYQRENVRAELCFITAQNWNHLLYFVLIGVILFLVPHLAAFSQNTLTGYVVTTLYLMGPLAGVMSSFSLFGRASVALQKVQTLGISLSEHSTETCSFDQSEAPVAFNRLDLRAILHSYHCEQDDSHFILGPINLSFRPGELVFLVGGNGSGKSTLAKLVAGLYVPEAGEIRLNGQLISDANRDEYRQLFSAVFGDFYLFENLLGLKNPNIDTQAEEYLQQLHLNHKVKVRDGVLSTTAVSQGQRKRLALLTAYLEDRPFYLFDEWAADQDPHFKEVFYKRLLPELKARGKTVLVITHDDRYFYLADRLIKLDYGKLVLGSTPEPNGCSRPVLVKDEF, from the coding sequence ATGATGCTTCTAAAATTTATATTCCGCACCTGCCGAGGGATGATGATTTTCACCACCGTGACGGCGATGCTCAGCGGCGCCTGCAATGCCGGGCTGATGGCATTGGTCACCGCCGCTTTGACGCGCACCTCCGCCGGGCTCGCTGCATTGCTTTGGGCCTTCATCGCGCTGGGCCTGGGCAAGGTCCTTACGAATTTTGTTTCCCAGGTTGTGCTGGCAAGATTCTCGCAGGGGGCTATTGCGCAGTTGCGGCGCGATTTGATCAGCAAAATCCTTGCGGTGCCATTGCGGAACCTGGAAGAAATTGGCTCGCCCCGCATTCTGGTGGCTCTGACGGACGATGTCTTTAACATCACCCAGGCGCTGCTGGCGATACCGGTCATCTCGGTCAATATCGCCATCCTTCTTGGGGGCGCCGCCTATTTGGGGTGGCTCTCCTGGAGGATGCTTGCCGCGGTGGCCGCGTTAATTCTCTTTGGGGGCATCGGCTACCGCCTGGTCATTGCCCGCGCCTTTCACTCGCTGAACCGCGCGCGGGAGTCGGAAGACAAACTGTATGGCTATTTTCGCGCGCTCACCGAGGGCATCAAGGAGCTGAAACTTCATCGCAGCCGCCGCAGCGCGTTTTTTAATGATAATATCCAATCCACCACGGAGGCCTATCAGCGCGAGAACGTGCGGGCCGAACTCTGCTTCATCACGGCCCAGAACTGGAATCACTTGCTTTATTTCGTGCTCATTGGGGTCATCCTGTTTTTGGTCCCGCATCTGGCGGCTTTCAGCCAGAACACGCTCACGGGGTACGTGGTCACTACGCTGTATCTGATGGGTCCGCTGGCGGGGGTGATGAGCAGCTTTTCGCTGTTTGGCCGCGCCAGCGTCGCCCTGCAGAAGGTCCAAACTTTGGGAATCTCCTTGTCCGAGCACTCGACCGAAACCTGTTCATTCGATCAATCCGAAGCGCCGGTCGCTTTCAACCGCCTGGATTTGCGCGCTATCCTTCATTCGTACCATTGCGAGCAGGACGACAGCCATTTCATTCTCGGGCCCATCAATTTGAGCTTTCGCCCCGGGGAATTGGTTTTCCTGGTGGGCGGCAACGGGAGCGGCAAATCGACTTTGGCCAAGCTCGTTGCAGGACTTTACGTGCCCGAGGCGGGCGAGATTCGGCTCAATGGGCAGTTGATTAGCGATGCAAACCGGGACGAATATCGCCAGCTTTTCTCCGCCGTCTTCGGCGATTTTTACCTGTTCGAAAACCTGCTCGGCTTGAAGAACCCGAACATTGACACCCAGGCCGAGGAGTATCTCCAACAGCTCCATTTGAACCACAAGGTCAAGGTGCGGGACGGCGTTTTATCGACCACGGCTGTTTCCCAGGGGCAGCGCAAACGGCTCGCGCTTTTGACCGCGTATCTCGAGGACCGGCCCTTTTACCTCTTCGATGAGTGGGCGGCGGACCAGGACCCCCATTTCAAAGAAGTCTTTTACAAGCGCCTGCTTCCGGAACTTAAAGCGCGGGGCAAAACCGTCCTGGTCATCACCCATGATGATCGCTACTTCTACCTGGCAGACCGCCTGATTAAACTGGACTATGGCAAACTGGTCTTGGGTTCCACGCCGGAACCCAACGGCTGCTCGCGACCGGTCCTTGTTAAAGATGAGTTTTGA